The following proteins are co-located in the Argopecten irradians isolate NY chromosome 9, Ai_NY, whole genome shotgun sequence genome:
- the LOC138332023 gene encoding uncharacterized protein — METHDPPGLTDESAKSDVDMDLKLDEVDGSPVSHMTDEVLQHVSTVTDQSQLITEKGDAPPEQLSVATIHHPDESNEENSNASKLNEGILISETRSLVESEDSERVLVIDINDTNLSVDDAEKIENDDQEKNGIQETESEEQFEMMDAEERIEEDMDTCENEQVKDESKSEPIVEVASKDIGLDYFERLENSLRELEKQMSNSGNSSESTDHLSTDNQPNTTNESLSVQNGLQNTEEPPITAPNSDENNLSSEVVDSLNSKDLGSREATETGENNVENTTSVVSHDLETQSSNIDKVDKKPNNKPERNATEMWSNIGMMRCSKCSFTTDQEAMLNSHEVICSKRKVVKVMKGEINFKYKSDRYGCEACLYTTKSARNFEEHIAFHLLAQPYICLKCVATFESKSSIEAHVSSLHNGDKKVKCGLRGSKKINHIIETLHKDSKYSLTGRLLDKKIWNMSMASSAKDQNSKGNSGNGQSTSPQKKLERPSIIQQKNFMKSSPSKKDPLVLEPVDKTEKPAPEKIQIHGSPKLSCTVTSSLQLSNVPNSTVNVSSFILVPVTMAPKPPPPAIQPAKPLVSILGNYTPPINRPQQPMIVMNQHNVVPQKTPQQQIIVLPASTSTPSSPVIHPQSILKSLIPTPTTVQQSLAAQQQVVVSSTICSQTRPLPLNSAANSSATIQNVQAGKMITSTQSEESKQSNANEKLGSVIDLTEGISKKSCRISFRKEGSSYVCKYCKVKNETEDGFSRHIWRHFHGLPPICKKCPNSYSSGDFAKCALVTEVMKKLAISEVEDKKSTNVIEVDSDDDPAEAQQLTKDTDVQMKENPNSEEDSCMQIKIASTYSLSESPKPTTEKDTDPTVSADEAKEERNSPPTMKIKDSGNIFEKLQGSINDVVDKTYDGNEISKYNPTVTLKKNEEPSSSILNSCISPTAVTGSSRSASPKAVMTSSRRSASPKELMTSSRRSASPKELMTSSRRSASPKELMTSSRRSASPMEVMTGSRRSASPKEVITATQFNKENTSSENPTKATAVQNITSKFPSNGSFYVCGFTDCRFACITSGEYREHLMCWHSDADEYKCAHCGHGSLTEDCHLRHMLTHSKASSFILYTCSYPACLYGTNVVDLFREHWNKFHPNTSKFKCRSCQMLFPTAEDLITHIQANILKFVACPHCTAKDSNRKTIIAHIIEAHPGKPRQITVASQLVCQERDHNEFAVPAPGIPEKPADVTPWPSVYMDDANDEDDGYADSVGQNNSCDDTEADEEEPVHLARLSEMAKAKGSLTKLAAEGDMRDAVKVMAINKSKLKSLSAEIIRCSECSYLASGRGLLRKHQLLHKRGQYERKRRFSCPCCPAAMDKLSKLSCHMNLHEGQHKVKVFFCTLCTFKTNVTEFLGHHMSKTHNSETNKGINYITKVLKVSVSAYFCDKCLFGTRDQELFKQHQLGHNDDNDDAATVRDQPFPSSSVPKPHTKKPQTVRSTFGENLNEKDLASVNPGSKKRFCCKLCGKYCSRLPALKGHMASHVVDKDLDILVYKCHYCAYSSTYKAFVSRHSEEKHPGKIIRVKRRVDIISASGVYLPPHGQEWPESPEDMEENEDIEINDMSICSHHCDICSYSCDDAAELLRHKNSQHSYQGPKKPFVVPSGNVFKPPVDCTECAFTTIRRIDLLRHIKTHPNLSPCYEAQPKEQRQLLKVAIGKKTSSSQSNESHSHSPSPDGESDCTPSPQMEDRKPLLAEDGSLIQEEVQKPKEKTPLYFLGGDLLHLKLRPCFIQEETNSEFTCKLCQDTFSGRYVLHKHILQHMDVSFYKCAYCSHGTLESPSMVVHIQKIHRKPIQHVQMDVTDLESKINKAIHSIKEEEYFTRMQDSDSCHANTDGRDCDSGDDFQPSETNYRSPFKAKVPPLTIKTSPSYDIVKKKSSSTAKKSTTSKPKPSFVSKHLQKSPVYNKSPVEDNPNIQKMGDIYKCKICSYTSTSRATVLNHLTIHSGFRRFGCPFCPYRSHWRHDCLKHIRTHHPGKHGQPTTDDPPDNIDPQLTLKPDKHSTSPVALKVPKVPKPSPQAKQPSATVSQPSAEDTANADTPEYRHVFKCLVCDTKFKSIWSIQKHFSKECSQPMLGCSTCKFKDLEPGAVKLHIETKHPGSETSRIVTLKREAKMRKYTIPTFKKQDSKESVGSTGGKSVKSDAADQDHDLPPKANLTPNNESQISKLKSPMSTSTSLSILIKRIGNRYMCRECGFSNPIKRALLRHVKKHSNARPFGCTYCEYRSNNECNTKRHMRRRHIGKPVIVRRLEPAQWHSPIPSVRKPAIASPTSTLDSPADSKDGEDNVSEGGSSLNSENSAKGKSRVEIRYFWKCLECGNKSNSVSNAYRHLKKGTCTKTLYGCSGCKLKNTDKKAVEFHLTEKHLNKNVQITICPNSAKIRKYHIPIKVGGYVQMSKEELSQLDDDTSTSTTSIPKSTTKTPPQDTEDVPKQNGEKSQVVFCSTCNLKASNAKIFQNHMESEHAGMLMVCKHCTIFRTAYVSKIQQHTWDSHLDMPLKFYLRTKKGVPDGEKRPSERYTCAKCDYIGKRSSVRQHLYCHFDYKPYKCGYCGYQTKKNDGVKRHIEKQHIGKPIKVLFKRNAAQEQEIEMLLDSHSPVKLSIQKSQAARLAKDFPFSSSPVKLSPASAAAPSQTFKKNYPTMANMKNSAIEDFIPSKMYKAFYNNKAGKSGFTCLLCPYNTLMQNTMISHVYHHMNSIYRCPYCSTHGYPRSKVTTHIRKQHPGRPVYVIDERQSKGLPTSTATSDSSEPAEKRRKIDQSSDNEFEVESNSGSITGSIKEETGIVQYSCHICSYSSQSLYHYRQHLAVHGGFKWLSAGTQLESRLKCGYCSYLAAGDKDFNAHMEKHLATRPFSCPYCDFSQYTQGKVKTHVAYAHPDKPVEVSRESGSSCLIDDTLQLDSVTLVQLDPRVKLVDFLTLGPADYEKLLIESNISVVDLDNIPDDRFSVVASNLGIALDDQYEVKEENKNNEYGDQYDDYVVKKEQLEEDKQTQEETTGEEMDISTMVTSTDTDNNDQNISSNAEATVDDNQDNVREELEQNYQQETSESNKVDHANDLSDVSDVPLSQGDESEEVETADESLIDMDFESVSQESADAKSLPDSNANENITLESALDTEEEATVQYASAMEEDDDESEVPARQSSEKTEEEMDTAEEGGDLDTSRASYSEPAWESQGFEVIDEV, encoded by the exons ATGGAAACGCATGATCCTCCTGGTTTAACTGATGAGTCTGCCAAGTCAGATGTGGATATGGATCTAAAGCTGGATGAAGTAGATGGGTCACCTGTATCACACATGACAGATGAGGTATTGCAACATGTAAGCACTGTGACAGACCAATCACAATTGATAACAGAGAAGGGTGATGCTCCACCTGAACAGTTGTCGGTAGCAACGATACATCATCCAGACGAAAGTAATGAAGAAAATAGTAATGCGTCAAAACTAAATGAAGGCATTTTGATATCTGAAACAAGAAGTTTAGTAGAGAGTGAGGATAGTGAGAGAGTCCTTGTCATTGACATTAATGACACCAATCTGTCAGTAGATGATGCAGAGAAGATAGAAAacgatgatcaagaaaagaatGGAATTCAAGAAACTGAAAGTGAGGAACAATTTGAAATGATGGATGCTGAAGAACGTATTGAAGAAGATATGGATACCTGTGAAAATGAACAAGTAAAAGATGAGTCGAAGTCCGAACCAATCGTTGAAGTTGCAAGTAAAGATATTGGTTTGGATTATTTTGAAAGACTTGAAAACAGTTTGCGTGAGTTAGAGAAGCAAATGTCTAATTCTGGCAATTCATCAGAATCAACTGACCATTTATCAACGGACAACCAACCTAATACAACAAATGAAAGTCTCTCGGTGCAGAATGGATTACAGAATACTGAGGAACCACCCATTACAGCTCCGAATTCAGATGAAAACAACTTATCGTCGGAAGTAGTGGACAGTTTAAATTCCAAAGATCTGGGATCCAGAGAGGCCACAGAGACAGGAGAGAATAACGTTGAAAATACAACTAGTGTTGTATCTCATGATCTGGAAACGCAGAGTAGTAACATAGATAAAGTGGATAAAAAGCCCAACAACAAACCTGAGAGGAACGCTACTGAAATGTGGTCAAATATAGGGATGATGCGTTGTTCAAAATGTTCATTTACAACTGATCAGGAAGCTATGTTGAACTCCCACGAAGTCATTTGCAGTAAACGTAAAGTTGTGAAAGTTATGAAAGgagaaattaatttcaaatacaaGTCAGATCGCTATGGATGTGAAGCATGTCTTTATACAACAAAGAGTGCACGGAACTTCGAGGAGCATATTGCTTTCCACTTGCTAGCGCAACCTTATATATGTTTGAAATGTGTTGCAACTTTTGAAAGCAAGTCTTCAATAGAAGCTCATGTCAGTAGTCTACATAATGGTGATAAAAAAGTGAAATGTGGCTTACGGGGATCGAAAAAAATCAATCACATAATTGAAACGCTACACAAAGATTCCAAGTATTCCTTGACGGGAAGATTGCTTGATAAGAAGATTTGGAACATGTCGATGGCATCTTCAGCAAaagatcaaaattcaaaagGAAACTCTGGAAACGGTCAAAGCACATCTCCTCAGAAGAAACTTGAAAGACCTTCAATTATTCAACAGAAAAACTTTATGAAATCCAGTCCGTCGAAGAAAGATCCACTTGTATTAGAACCAGTAGACAAGACGGAAAAACCTGCCCCGGAAAAAATCCAAATCCATGGTAGTCCTAAATTGAGCTGTACCGTTACTTCTTCACTTCAACTCTCCAATGTTCCTAATTCTACAGTGAACGTTTCCTCATTCATCCTTGTTCCAGTGACGATGGCACCAAAGCCCCCTCCTCCTGCCATCCAACCTGCTAAACCATTAGTTTCAATTTTAGGAAACTACACCCCGCCTATTAATAGACCTCAACAACCAATGATTGTGATGAACCAACATAATGTTGTACCACAGAAAACCCCACAGCAACAGATTATTGTTCTTCCGGCGTCTACCAGTACACCATCATCTCCGGTAATTCATCCTCAGAGTATTTTGAAAAGTCTTATTCCAACACCTACGACAGTGCAACAAAGCCTGGCAGCTCAACAACAAGTTGTTGTTTCTAGTACAATTTGCTCCCAAACTCGGCCATTACCATTGAACTCTGCTGCTAACAGTAGTGCGACAATACAAAATGTTCAGGCAGGAAAGATGATCACCTCTACCCAAAGCGAAGAATCAAAACAATCGAACGCAAATGAGAAATTGGGCTCAGTCATTGACTTGACAGAGGGAATTTCAAAAAAGAGCTGCCGTATTTCCTTTCGCAAGGAAGGATCGTCTTATGTTTGTAAATACTGCAAGGTGAAAAATGAGACGGAAGATGGTTTTAGTAGACACATTTGGAGGCATTTTCATGGACTGCCTCCGATTTGTAAAAAGTGTCCAAACAGCTATTCGTCTGGAGACTTTGCAAAGTGTGCTTTGGTTACTGAAGTCATGAAAAAGTTAGCAATCAGTGAAGTTGAAGATAAAAAATCAACCAATGTCATTGAAGTTGATTCTGATGACGACCCTGCTGAAGCTCAACAACTTACCAAGGACACTGATgttcaaatgaaagaaaatccaaACAGCGAGGAAGATAGCTGTATGCAAATAAAGATAGCATCGACATATAGTCTTAGTGAGTCACCAAAACCGACGACAGAGAAGGACACCGATCCAACTGTGTCAGCTGATGAAGCAAAGGAAGAAAGAAATTCACCTCCAACGATGAAAATTAAAGACTCTGGAAACATTTTTGAGAAATTACAAGGATCCATTAATGATGTTGTTGACAAAACGTACGATGGTAATGAAATCAGTAAATATAACCCAACCGTAAcactgaaaaaaaatgaagaaccTTCTTCCAGCATTTTAAATAGCTGCATATCACCCACAGCTGTGACTGGTTCTAGTAGATCGGCAAGTCCAAAGGCAGTGATGACTAGCTCTAGAAGATCGGCAAGTCCAAAGGAATTAATGACTAGTTCTAGAAGATCGGCAAGTCCAAAGGAATTAATGACTAGTTCTAGAAGATCGGCAAGTCCAAAGGAATTAATGACTAGTTCTAGAAGATCGGCAAGTCCAATGGAAGTGATGACTGGTTCTAGAAGATCGGCAAGTCCAAAGGAAGTGATAACAGCCACACAATTCAACAAAGAAAATACTTCTTCAGAAAATCCAACCAAGGCAACAGCTGTTCAAAATATAACGTCGAAATTTCCTTCCAATGGAAGTTTCTATGTATGTGGCTTTACTGACTGCCGATTCGCATGCATTACATCTGGGGAATATAGGGAGCACTTGATGTGTTGGCACTCTGATGCTGATGAATATAAATGTGCACACTGTGGACATGGTAGTCTGACGGAGGATTGCCATTTGCGACATATGCTAACTCACTCAAAAGCATCTTCATTCATTCTGTACACGTGCAGTTACCCAGCATGCCTCTACGGAACTAACGTAGTAGATTTATTTCGGGAGCACTGGAACAAGTTTCACCCAAATACAAGCAAATTCAAATGTCGATCATGTCAGATGTTGTTTCCCACCGCCGAGGATCTCATTACTCACATACAGGCAAATATTCTGAAATTTGTTGCATGTCCGCACTGTACAGCAAAAGATAGCAACAGGAAGACGATTATTGCACACATTATTGAGGCACATCCAGGAAAACCACGACAAATTACTGTTGCGAGCCAGCTGGTATGTCAAGAGAGAGACCATAACGAATTTGCTGTGCCAGCTCCCGGGATTCCGGAAAAACCCGCTGATGTTACGCCATGGCCATCTGTGTATATGGACGACGcaaatgatgaagatgatggaTATGCAGATTCTGTTGGTCAAAATAACTCTTGTGACGACACAGAGGCAGATGAAGAAGAACCTGTTCATCTTGCTCGACTGTCAGAAATGGCAAAAGCAAAAGGTTCTCTCACGAAACTTGCTGCAGAAGGTGATATGCGTGATGCAGTTAAAGTCATGGCAATAAACAAATCAAAGCTGAAGTCCCTTAGTGCCGAAATAATTCGCTGTTCTGAGTGTTCTTATCTTGCTTCAGGAAGGGGACTACTGCGTAAGCACCAGCTTCTTCACAAAAGGGGTCAATATGAACGGAAACGACGTTTCTCTTGTCCTTGTTGTCCAGCAGCTATGGACAAACTCAGCAAGTTATCATGTCATATGAATCTACATGAAGGACAGCACAAGGTGAAGGTTTTCTTCTGTACTTTATGTACATTCAAAACAAACGTGACAGAATTTCTCGGTCATCACATGAGCAAAACCCACAACAGTGAGACCAATAAAGGGATTAACTACATTACTAAAGTACTGAAAGTATCTGTCTCTGCTTACTTTTGTGACAAATGTCTGTTTGGAACACGTGACCAGGAATTATTCAAGCAACATCAACTTGGgcataatgatgataatgatgatgcaGCTACAGTAAGAGATCAACCATTTCCTTCAAGTTCTGTTCCAAAACCCCATACAAAGAAACCACAGACAGTTAGAAGTACATTCGGTGAAAATCTAAATGAAAAAGACTTAGCTTCAGTTAACCCCGGCTCGAAAAAGAGGTTCTGCTGTAAGCTTTGTGGTAAATACTGCTCTCGTCTACCAGCACTGAAAGGGCACATGGCATCGCATGTAGTTGATAAAGACCTGGATATCCTGGTATATAAATGTCACTACTGTGCGTATTCATCAACATACAAAGCATTCGTGAGTAGGCATAGTGAGGAAAAGCACCCCGGGAAAATCATTCGCGTTAAACGCAGGGTTGATATCATTTCTGCGTCTGGGGTTTATCTTCCACCCCATGGACAGGAATGGCCAGAGTCTCCAGAGGATATGGAGGAGAATGAGGACATTGAAATTAATGACATGTCAATCTGTTCCCATCATTGTGATATCTGCTCATACAGTTGTGATGATGCAGCAGAATTGCTTCGTCATAAGAACTCCCAACATTCTTACCAAGGACCAAAGAAACCATTCGTTGTTCCTTCTGGGAATGTATTTAAACCGCCAGTAGATTGTACCGAGTGCGCATTTACCACAATAAGAAGAATAGACCTACTTAGACATATCAAAACACACCCTAATCTGTCTCCATGCTATGAAGCGCAACCGAAGGAGCAACGACAGCTATTGAAAGTTGCGATAGGAAAGAAAACATCTTCATCACAGTCTAATGAGTCACATTCACATTCACCGTCCCCGGACGGGGAAAGTGATTGCACACCCAGTCCTCAGATGGAAGACAGGAAACCATTATTAGCAGAAGATGGTAGTTTGATACAAGAGGAAGTGCAAAAGCCAAAAGAGAAAACACCGTTATACTTTCTTGGAGGAGATCTGCTTCATTTGAAATTGAGACCTTGTTTTATTCAAGAGGAAACAAATTCTGAATTTACATGCAAGCTGTGTCAAGACACATTTTCTGGTCGATATGTCCTGCACAAGCACATACTTCAACACATGGATGTTTCTTTTTACAAATGCGCCTACTGCAGTCATGGTACATTGGAGTCTCCGTCGATGGTTGTCCACATACAGAAGATACATCGGAAACCCATACAACACGTTCAGATGGACGTCACGGACCTAGAAAGTAAAATCAACAAAGCTATTCATAGCATAAAGGAGGAAGAATATTTCACCAGGATGCAAGATAGCGATAGTTGTCATGCCAACACAGATGGTAGAGATTGTGATAGTGGAGATGATTTTCAGCCCTCTGAAACTAATTACCGCTCCCCATTTAAAGCCAAAGTACCTCCTTTGACCATCAAAACATCGCCATCATATGATATCGTGAAGAAGAAATCATCTTCAACTGCTAAAAAGTCGACAACAAGCAAACCTAAACCTAGTTTTGTGAGCAAGCATCTGCAAAAATCGCCGGTGTATAATAAATCACCTGTAGAAGATAACCCAAACATTCAAAAGATGGGAGATATTTACAAGTGTAAAATCTGCAGTTACACAAGCACATCACGGGCTACAGTGCTGAACCATTTAACGATTCATTCAGGATTCCGAAGGTTTGGATGTCCATTTTGTCCATATCGATCTCACTGGAGACACGACTGCCTAAAACATATCCGAACTCATCACCCAGGAAAACATGGTCAGCCAACAACAGATGATCCTCCGGATAATATTGACCCTCAACTGACCCTAAAACCAGATAAACATTCTACGAGCCCGGTAGCACTAAAGGTTCCGAAAGTTCCCAAGCCATCACCGCAGGCAAAACAACCTTCAGCGACAGTGAGCCAACCGTCAGCCGAAGACACAGCAAACGCAGATACTCCAGAATATAGACATGTCTTCAAATGTCTTGTCTGTGATACCAAATTCAAAAGCATTTGGTCGATACAGAAACACTTCTCCAAAGAATGTTCGCAGCCGATGCTGGGTTGCTCCACCTGCAAGTTTAAAGATTTGGAACCAGGAGCTGTTAAGCTacatatagaaacaaaacacCCGGGAAGTGAAACATCTAGAATTGTGACATTGAAAAGGGAAGCCAAAATGAGGAAGTATACTATCCCAACGTTTAAAAAGCAAGATTCTAAAGAAAGTGTCGGAAGCACTGGTGGGAAAAGTGTGAAATCGGATGCAGCTGACCAAGATCATGACTTGCCTCCAAAGGCAAATCTTACGCCAAACAACGAAAgccaaatttcaaaattaaaatcgcCCATGTCGACAAGTACCAGCCTTTCGATTTTGATAAAACGAATAGGAAACCGCTACATGTGTAGGGAATGCGGATTCAGTAATCCTATAAAGCGAGCTCTTTTGCGACACGTAAAGAAGCATAGTAATGCCCGTCCGTTCGGGTGTACGTACTGTGAATATCGCTCAAATAATGAATGCAATACGAAAAGACATATGAGAAGACGACATATTGGAAAACCGGTGATTGTGCGAAGGTTAGAACCTGCTCAATGGCATTCCCCGATTCCGAGTGTTCGCAAGCCAGCAATAGCTTCACCGACTTCGACACTAGATTCACCGGCGGATTCTAAAGACGGAGAAGATAATGTTTCAGAAGGAGGAAGCAGTTTGAATTCGGAGAATTCCGCAAAGGGGAAATCTCGTGTAGAAATAAGATACTTCTGGAAATGTCTGGAATGTGGCAATAAGAGTAATTCCGTTTCAAACGCCTACAGGCATTTGAAAAAAGGAACTTGTACAAAAACCTTATATGGATGTTCCGgatgtaaattaaaaaacacCGACAAAAAAGCTGTTGAGTTTCACCTGACAGAAAAACATCTCAATAAGAACGTTCAGATTACAATATGTCCCAACTCCGCCAAGATAAGGAAATACCACATCCCGATCAAAGTAGGAGGTTATGTCCAAATGTCAAAGGAGGAGTTGTCTCAGCTTGATGATGATACCAGCACCAGTACAACAAGTATTCCAAAGAGTACCACGAAGACCCCCCCTCAGGACACTGAAGACGTTCCTAAACAGAACGGTGAGAAATCCCAGGTTGTCTTTTGTTCAACTTGCAATTTGAAAGCGTCCAACGcaaaaatattccaaaatcaCATGGAATCGGAACACGCGGGGATGCTTATGGTTTGCAAACATTGTACAATCTTTCGAACAGCCTACGTGTCAAAAATACAGCAGCACACGTGGGATAGTCATCTAGATATGCCGTTGAAATTTTACTTAAGGACCAAAAAAGGCGTGCCAGATGGTGAGAAAAGACCATCTGAAAGGTACACGTGTGCCAAATGTGATTACATTGGAAAGCGATCATCTGTCCGACAACATCTGTACTGTCATTTTGATTATAAGCCATATAAATGTGGATATTGTGGatatcaaacaaagaaaaacgACGGCGTGAAGCGACATATTGAAAAGCAGCACATTGGTAAACCTATTAAGGTTTTGTTCAAGAGAAACGCTGCACAAGAACAGGAAATCGAAATGCTATTGGATTCTCATTCGCCTGTAAAACTTTCCATACAGAAGTCACAAGCAGCAAGACTGGCAAAAGACTTTCCATTTTCATCATCGCCCGTCAAATTAAGCCCAGCTTCAGCTGCAGCACCGTCTCAAACATTCAAGAAGAATTACCCAACAATGGCGAACATGAAAAATTCTGCAATTGAAGATTTTATTCCTAGCAAGATGTACAAGGCTTTCTACAATAATAAGGCCGGAAAGTCTGGATTCACTTGTCTTCTCTGTCCATACAATACGCTCATGCAGAATACAATGATTTCCCATGTTTATCATCATATGAACTCGATCTACAGGTGCCCCTACTGTTCTACACATGGCTACCCAAG GAGCAAGGTGACGACCCATATCAGGAAGCAACACCCAGGCAGACCAGTGTATGTGATAGACGAGAGGCAAAGTAAAGGGTTACCTACATCCACAGCTACATCCGATTCATCCGAGCCTGCAGAAAAACGAAGGAAGATAGATCAGTCTAGTGACAACGAGTTTGAAGTTGAGTCAAATTCAGGAAGCATCACAG GAAGCATAAAGGAAGAGACGGGAATCGTCCAATATTCTTGCCACATATGCAGCTACTCAAGCCAGAGTCTGTATCATTATCGTCAGCATCTGGCAGTCCATGGTGGCTTCAAATGGTTAAGCGCGGGAACCCAGCTTGAATCTCGTCTGAAGTGTGGCTATTGCTCATACCTAGCCGCTGGTGACAAGGACTTCAACGCTCACATGGAGAAACACCTTGCGACAAGACCGTTTAGTTGTCCATACTGTGACTTCTCACAGTACACACAGGGGAAAGTGAAAACCCATGTTGCCTATGCTCATCCGGATAAGCCAGTGGAAGTGTCCAGGGAATCTGGCAGTAGTTGTTTGATCGATGACACTTTACAATTAGATTCTGTGACACTCGTACAGTTGGATCCCAGGGTGAAGCTCGTTGACTTCTTAACACTTGGTCCGGCAGATTATGAGAAATTGTTGATTGAATCTAACATATCGGTGGTAGACCTGGATAACATTCCTGACGATCGGTTTTCTGTTGTGGCAAGCAATCTTGGTATAGCCTTGGATGACCAGTATGAAGTGAAGGAAGAGAACAAGAATAATGAGTATGGCGACCAATATGATGATTATGTCGTAAAAAAAGAACAACTTGAAGAAGATAAGCAAACACAGGAAGAAACAACAGGTGAGGAAATGGATATAAGTACAATGGTAACCTCCACAGACACTGATAATAACGATCAAAATATCTCGAGTAATGCTGAGGCCACTGTTGATGATAACCAGGATAATGTGCGAGAAGAATTGGAACAGAATTACCAGCAAGAAACTTCAGAATCCAATAAAGTAGATCATGCAAATGATTTAAGTGATGTCAGTGATGTCCCCTTATCACAAGGCGATGAATCGGAAGAGGTAGAAACTGCCGATGAGAGTTTGATAGACATGGACTTTGAAAGTGTGAGCCAGGAATCAGCAGACGCCAAGTCACTACCAGACTCGAATGCTAATGAGAACATCACGCTCGAATCGGCATTAGACACAGAGGAGGAAGCTACTGTACAATACGCTTCAGCGATGGAGGAAGACGATGACGAATCAGAGGTACCAGCGAGACAATCGTCAGAGAAAACAGAAGAGGAAATGGATACCGCGGAAGAAGGAGGTGACCTCGATACCTCGCGAGCTTCTTACAGTGAGCCAGCATGGGAATCCCAAGGCTTTGAAGTTATCGATGAAGTGTAG